A DNA window from Aptenodytes patagonicus unplaced genomic scaffold, bAptPat1.pri.cur scaffold_61, whole genome shotgun sequence contains the following coding sequences:
- the LOC143173320 gene encoding olfactory receptor 14A16-like: protein MSNSSSITEFLLLAFADTGELQLLHFWLFLGIYLAAFLGNGLIIIAIACDHHLHTPMYFFFLNLSFVDLGSISTTLPKAMANSLWENGAISYPGCVAQLFFFFISAEYFLLTVMAYDHYVVICKPLHYGTLLRSRACVHVAAAVWGSGFLNAVLQTANTFSLPLCRGNALDQFFCEIPQILKLSCSESDYLREVGLLVLSACLTLECFVFIVLSYVQIFRAVLRIPSELGQHKAFSMHLPHLAVVSLFVSTGIFALLKPPSIASPSLDLVASFLYSVVPPAVNPLIYSMRNQELKDALWKLAQWTLFHWQYPASPSLHISQNLS, encoded by the coding sequence atgtccaacagcagctccatcactgagttcctcctcctggcatttgcAGACACAGGGGAGTTGCAGCTTTTacacttctggctcttcctgggcatctacctggctgcatTCCTGGGCAATGGCCTCATCATCATAGCCATAGCCTGTGACCaccacctccacacccccatgtacttcttcttCCTCAACCTCTCCTTCgttgacctgggctccatctccaccactctccccaaagccatggccaattccctctgggagaATGGGGCCATTTCCTACCCAGGGTGTGTGgcccagctctttttcttttttatatcagctgagtattttcttcttactgtcatggcctacgaccactatgttgtcatctgcaaacccctgcactatgGGACCCTCCTgcgcagcagagcttgtgtccatgtggcagcagctgtctggggcagtgggtttctcaatGCTGTGCTACAaactgccaatacattttcactaccactctgccgaggcaatgccctggaccagttcttctgtgaaatcccccagatcctcaagctctcctgctcagagtcagactacctcagggaggttgggcttctcgtgcttagtgcctgtttaactttggagtgttttgttttcattgtgctgtcctacgtgcagatcttcagggccgtgctgaggatcccctccgagctgggacagcataaagccttttccatgCATCttcctcacctggccgtggtctccctatTTGTCAGCACTGGCATATTTGCCctcctgaagcccccctccattgcttccccatccctggacctggtggcgtcatttctgtactcggtggtgcctccagcagtgaaccccctcatctacagcatgaggaatcaggagctcaaggacgccctatggaaactggcacaatggacactgtttcactggcaataccctgcctccccttctctgcacatttcccagaatttatcttag